The proteins below come from a single Aegilops tauschii subsp. strangulata cultivar AL8/78 chromosome 6, Aet v6.0, whole genome shotgun sequence genomic window:
- the LOC109763410 gene encoding serine carboxypeptidase-like 51, which translates to MDKYCRPVALSSLLLILCCLSLLRAGSDASVTAGATDGSELWGYVEVRPKAHLFWWYYKSPQRVSTPSTPWPTVLWLQGGPGASGVGIGNFLEVGPLDVHLNPRNSTWLQKADLIFVVSQSYKLLLLHASCFFLTRPRRFDVDRLITCVDGWLDAWQWQWQDNPVGVGYSYAENGSALVTSDWEAAADATALLKALATELSYAPLLLDVSRLDDNAGDAAKGKAATVKEQIAVGQFAAAWNSWTDLLLFIESKSASVDTYNFLLEAGMDPVSAASSSSVAAVSNAQTMKYSTYLSRKEVASGPNTISGIMNGVIKEKLKIIPSNLTWQGISELVYNALVDELLSYGVNVTVYNGQLDVICSTIGAEAWVQKLKWDGLKNFTSLPRQPLYCGSSKVTQAFVRSYKNLHFYWILQAGHFVPADQPCIALSMISSITQSPAS; encoded by the exons ATGGACAAGTACTGCCGTCCCGTCGCTCTGTCCTCCCTCCTGCTGATCCTCTGCTGCCTGTCTCTGCTCCGGGCTGGCTCCGACGCGTCCGTCACCGCTGGCGCCACCGACGGCAGCGAGCTCTGGGGATACGTCGAAGTCCGGCCAA AGGCTCACCTGTTCTGGTGGTACTACAAGAGCCCGCAGAGGGTGTCCACGCCGTCCACCCCATGGCCGACCGTCCTCTGGCTGCAGGGCGGCCCG GGAGCGTCCGGCGTAGGGATCGGCAACTTCCTGGAGGTCGGGCCGCTGGACGTCCACCTCAACCCCCGCAACTCCACCTGGCTGCAGAAGGCCGACCTCATCTTCGTGGTCAGCCAGAGCTACAAACTCCTACTCCTCCATGCATCTTGCTTCTTCCTAACCCGACCTCGCCGTTTCGACGTAGACCGATTGATTACCTGTGTTGATGGCTGGCTCGATGCATGGCAATGGCAATGGCAGGACAACCCCGTGGGCGTCGGGTACAGCTACGCGGAGAACGGCAGCGCGCTGGTGACGAGCGACTGGGAGGCGGCCGCGGACGCCACGGCGCTCCTCAAGGCGCTGGCCACGGAG CTCTCCTACGCGCCGCTGCTGCTGGACGTGTCGAGGCTGGACGACAACGCCGGCGACGCCGCCAAAGG GAAGGCAGCGACCGTGAAGGAGCAGATCGCTGTGGGACAGTTCGCCGCCGCGTGGAACTCGTGGACGGACTTGCTTCTGTTTATCGAGTCCAAGAGCGCTAGCGTT GACACCTATAACTTCTTGCTTGAAGCTGGCATGGACCCGGTGTCAGCGGCCTCTTCGTCATCGGTGGCGGCAGTGAGCAATGCCCAGACAATGAAGTACTCAACATACCTTAGTCGCAAGGAGGTTGCATCTGGTCCCAACACCATCAGCGGCATCATGAACGGCGTCATCAAGGAAAAGCTCAAAATCATCCCCAGTAACCTCACGTGGCAAGGGATATCAGAGCTGGTCTACAATGCACTG GTTGATGAGTTGTTGTCTTACGGTGTGAATGTGACGGTGTACAATGGCCAG CTCGATGTGATCTGCTCGACGATCGGCGCGGAAGCATGGGTGCAGAAGCTCAA ATGGGACGGGCTGAAGAACTTCACAAGCCTGCCAAGGCAGCCCCTGTACTGTGGGTCCTCCAAGGTCACCCAGGCCTTCGTCAGATCCTACAAGAACTTGCATTTCTACTGGATCCTTCAAGCTGGGCACTTT GTGCCTGCTGACCAGCCTTGCATTGCACTAAGCATGATCAGTAGCATAACCCAGTCTCCGGCAAGTTAG